In one Aricia agestis chromosome 5, ilAriAges1.1, whole genome shotgun sequence genomic region, the following are encoded:
- the LOC121727128 gene encoding uncharacterized protein LOC121727128 has product MIYSTNNATYERTCRVVQINLQRKKLATQELMMEACKFTFALIQEPYTGAESGMREVSGVRIFQSGEGEARTKAAIAVFDNNIEASMEARYTSKNIVVARIGLGDRVITAVSFYLEPDQNVDEHLDQLGRIVNDLGPSGIIMGGDANAKSVWWGSTENDSRGDVFSGLLNQWGMEVLNEGRKPTFFTIRAFLEKVAQLKIDKNLNTGRIAEINTKNELDKTKKEYEEEAKQQQVKSWREFCEKQDRETVWDGIYRVLRKTGKRQEDLLLVKGGTTLSAKESVEELAEVFYPRDDPKEDTEYHSRIRSQADLVNREDDPDNHDPPFTETELKSAMDSFNPKKAPGGDGLTSDIIARTVNADPEFYLSLFNKCLQLGCFPTIWKEATVIVLRKPNKEDYTTAKSYRPIGLLPVMGKLFEKMLVRRLRWHLTPRLSSHQYGFTPQRSTEDALFELMSQIKTNLKNKKIIVMVSLDIEGAFDSAWWPKIRVRLAEEKCPINIRKTIDSYLSNRRVKVRYAGEEYEKETDKGCVQGSVGGPSLWNLKLDPLLKNLIQRGHYVQAFADDIVLLFFGITTDVINEAARDALEYTHSWGAENKLKFAPHKTQAMVITRKLKYDTPRLSMGGVLITMTNKIKLLGLTIDDKLTFNAHIDNVCRRAVKLHSRLSRAARVSWGLKANVSKMIYNAAVEPTITYAACAWADSARKLSARKQLNAIQRGFAQKACYAYRTVSLHSALAISGILPLDLRIREAANLYLARKGKAETIIRDLEIETVETFNNTPHPAQIQRLGYTCLMDQNGIDNTNIPIKIFTDGSKLEGKVGAALSIWTGDRETRHLRLKLADHCTVYQAELLALSRASKVALDTSDHKIGIYSDSRAAIEAVCSAGTINKVALQTKKNIACALNQNREIFLFWVKAHVGLTGNERADELAKEAAVGLRVKPHYDLCPVSHAKRLIREETLREWDRRYQEGTTGGVTKMFAQDIGAAHKVFKEIKLNKEITQALTGHGGLSGYLYRFRCKESPSCRCDPSKIEDVPHLLTECPIYSRPKYDLEMKIGLEINVDSIKEIVKDKKNREEFLLHCVKIIKGVNSINRTENRNRR; this is encoded by the exons ATGATTTATAGCACAAATAACGCCACCTATGAAAGAACCTGCAGAGTGGTACAGATCAACCTGCAAAGGAAGAAACTGGCCACACAAGAACTGATGATGGAGGCTTGCAAATTTACATTTGCATTGATTCAGGAGCCGTACACTGGAGCCGAGTCAGGGATGAGGGAAGTCAGCGGGGTGCGAATCTTCCAGTCTGGTGAGGGTGAAGCAAGGACAAAAGCAGCGATAGCGGTCTTCGATAATAATATCGAGGCTTCTATGGAGGCCCGATATACCTCGAAAAATATAGTTGTAGCCCGCATCGGACTTGGAGATCGTGTGATTACAGCTGTGTCCTTTTACCTTGAACCTGACCAAAATGTAGATGAGCACCTGGATCAGTTAGGTAGAATCGTAAATGACCTAGGACCTAGTGGCATCATCATGGGTGGCGATGCCAATGCAAAAAGTGTTTGGTGGGGCAGTACAGAAAACGACTCCAGAGGTGACGTCTTTTCCGGTCTGTTAAACCAATGGGGAATGGAAGTGTTAAACGAAGGAAGGAAACCTACTTTCTTTACCATCAGGG CCTTCTTGGAGAAAGTAGCCcaattaaaaatagataaaaatttaaacacaGGAAGAATAGCAGAAATAAACACTAAAAATGAATTAGATAAAACC AAAAAAGAGTATGAGGAGGAGGCCAAACAACAACAGGTCAAAAGCTGGAGGGAGTTCTGCGAAAAACAAGACAGGGAGACAGTATGGGATGGGATATATAGGGTTCTTAGGAAAACAGGGAAGAGACAGGAAGACTTGCTGCTGGTAAAAGGAGGAACCACACTCAGCGCTAAGGAGTCCGTCGAAGAATTGGCCGAGGTCTTCTATCCCCGGGATGATCCCAAAGAAGACACTGAATACCATAGCAGAATACGATCCCAAGCAGATCTCGTGAACCGAGAAGATGATCCTGACAATCATGATCCTCCGTTTACTGAGACCGAACTTAAATCTGCTATGGACAGTTTCAATCCTAAAAAGGCTCCAGGAGGGGATGGCCTTACTTCAGACATAATAGCGCGAACAGTGAACGCTGATCCAGAGTTTTATCTGAGTCTCTTCAACAAATGTCTGCAACTCGGGTGTTTCCCCACCATTTGGAAGGAGGCTACAGTCATAGTCCTCAGAAAACCGAATAAAGAGGACTATACGACAGCAAAATCCTATAGACCAATAGGCCTCCTTCCGGTGATGGGAAAATTATTCGAGAAGATGTTGGTGAGGAGACTCAGATGGCACCTGACTCCTAGGCTGAGTTCCCATCAGTACGGCTTCACACCTCAACGAAGCACGGAGGACGCCCTCTTCGAACTTATGAGCCAGATCAAGACAAACCTGAAAAACAAAAAGATTATAGTGATGGTCTCATTGGATATCGAGGGGGCGTTTGACAGTGCATGGTGGCCGAAGATAAGGGTGAGGTTGGCGGAGGAGAAATGCCCGATCAATATTAGAAAGACGATCGACAGCTATCTGTCGAACAGGAGGGTAAAGGTGAGGTACGCTGGAGAGGAATATGAAAAGGAAACGGACAAAGGATGTGTCCAGGGTTCGGTGGGTGGGCCTTCTCTTTGGAATCTAAAATTAGATCCATTACTCAAAAACCTAATTCAGAGGGGGCACTATGTCCAGGCCTTTGCCGACGACATAGTGCTCCTCTTCTTTGGTATAACTACGGACGTCATAAATGAGGCTGCGAGAGATGCCCTTGAGTATACGCACTCGTGGGGAGCGGagaacaaattgaaattcgctCCCCACAAGACGCAAGCCATGGTCATCACTCGCAAGCTCAAATATGACACTCCAAGACTAAGCATGGGAGGGGTCTTAATAACTATGaccaacaaaataaagttattggGCCTAACCATCGATGACAAGTTGACCTTCAACGCCCATATAGACAATGTTTGCCGGAGAGCCGTGAAGTTACACTCTCGGCTCTCACGAGCGGCCAGAGTCAGCTGGGGGCTGAAGGCCAACGTGTCAAAGATGATCTATAATGCTGCTGTGGAACCCACAATAACATATGCGGCCTGTGCATGGGCGGATTCAGCGAGAAAGCTGAGTGCACGGAAGCAGCTAAATGCAATACAAAGGGGCTTCGCCCAAAAAGCATGTTATGCCTACAGAACTGTTTCCTTGCACTCAGCTCTCGCTATTTCAGGCATATTGCCGCTTGATCTACGAATCAGGGAGGCGGCTAACCTCTACTTAGCCCGAAAGGGAAAAGCCGAGACCATTATCCGGGACTTGGAGATCGAAACGGTGGAAACTTTTAATAACACCCCCCACCCTGCACAAATACAACGATTAGGCTACACCTGCCTGATGGACCAGAACGGGATAGACAATACCAACATTCCGATAAAAATTTTCACTGATGGTAGCAAGCTTGAGGGTAAGGTGGGCGCAGCACTGTCAATATGGACAGGCGATCGGGAGACGCGGCACCTTAGGCTCAAGCTTGCAGACCACTGCACAGTCTATCAGGCGGAACTTCTTGCGCTGAGCAGGGCCTCGAAAGTTGCTCTAGATACATCAGATCACAAAATTGGTATCTACAGCGATTCAAGAGCGGCAATCGAGGCCGTGTGCAGCGCCGGAACCATTAATAAGGTTGCCTTACAAACTAAGAAGAACATCGCGTGTGCATTGAACCAGAACAGAGAGATATTTCTGTTCTGGGTCAAGGCACACGTGGGACTAACAGGGAACGAACGCGCTGACGAGTTGGCCAAAGAAGCTGCAGTTGGACTGAGGGTTAAACCCCATTATGACCTGTGTCCGGTCTCACACGCGAAGAGGCTAATCCGTGAGGAAACTCTTCGTGAGTGGGATCGAAGGTACCAAGAGGGTACTACTGGAGGTGTCACTAAAATGTTCGCACAGGATATAGGGGCAGCTCACAAGGTCTTTAAGGAGATTAAACTCAATAAGGAAATAACACAGGCACTGACCGGGCACGGTGGGCTCTCTGGATATCTGTACCGCTTCAGGTGCAAAGAGAGCCCATCGTGCAGGTGTGACCCTAGTAAAATAGAAGATGTACCACATCTTCTAACAGAATGCCCAATATACTCGAGGCCAAAATATGATCTGGAGATGAAAATAGGACTAGAAATTAATGTTGATAGCATAAAGGAAATAGtaaaagataagaaaaatagGGAAGAATTTTTGCTAcattgtgttaaaataataaaaggagtaAATAGTATTAACAGAACAGAAAATAGAAATAGGAGATAA